The Cervus elaphus chromosome 20, mCerEla1.1, whole genome shotgun sequence genomic interval gccattcccttctccagggagccttttcgacccaggaatcgaacccaggcagattctgtaccatctgagacaccagggaagcccatctgttaTTACATGCATGCATCTAACACGGACACGGGATCTAACAGATTTAGACAGacagatgcacacacatgggGATTAGGACTATGCTGTGGAATAAACCTCTGAGAGAGGACTCCTGGGAAGTGGCTTTAGAATTATCTTGTTAGGTTCCCTGAGCTAAGTAAGGTCCTCCAGGACGCTTCTCTCCTCCACTCCTCCCCCCGACCCGATCTCTAAGCAAAGCCAACAGGAAGACAGAAGGCATCTAGAAGGCAGAGAGGAATGTGGACAGGCCAGGCAGAGAGGAGTCATGCTCTCCGTTCATCTTCACTCGTCTTCGTTTTTCTCACTGCAGCAGCATCACTTCTTTCTTTACTAGCTAAGCCATCTCTTCTggctcttttttgtttgtttgttttaggtttaGCTGCTCTCCTCATATTCTGGTCCCCCTGCTCTTGCCCTTTGAGATGGCAGCAACCCCGCACCTCAAGAGAACATCTGTGTGCCCCGAGGATGTTTGCACATCATTCACTTTCTCCCCAGGCCAGCCAGAGAAGCAGACGCTGACAGCAAAGTCTGGTGTGAaatgcctctctctctccattctcctccctctcctttacATCCCCAGACAAAATAAGAAACCACcagcttcataaaaaaaaaaaaaaaacaacacacagcgTAGACTTTAATTCAGCTTGACAGGTGGGCAGAGAGCTAGGATTTGCCTCCAAGGGTGTCCAGATGAGAAGTCTGTGTTGTAGAcagaggcagggagggtggggacGTGTGAGTGGCCTGGTGGCAGACCCAGGCGAGGAGCAGGGGTGTAGCCACGCAGTGCAATATTGCCAGGGCTTCTGCCACATCCAGCAGCATGTCCAGGGCTTGCTGGGCCGGACATGTTGACACCACTATGGCCCTGGACCTCACTAGAGAGTCCAATCCCAGAGACATGCCCTGAGGCCACCAAAAAATGAACCAGACCCACAGGATATCGACCCAGGAACAAGTCACCCTGCCCAGCGCCCTCTTCAGCCCCTTGGCTCCCAACAAACCCAAGGGCAACAAGACAAAGACGGCAAAACAGGCTGCAGCGTGTATGTACCGCAACATTTCCCACTCCCCGCTGAAGGTCACGGTGCAGAGTCCTTGGGAAGTGTCACTGCCCAGCGTGACTGGCAGGGACAGGAGGGTAGCCACTCCCCAAAGTCCCACGGTGATCCCCAGCCTGAGGCCTGGGACCTGGCCCGCACCCAGCTGGGGGCCTAGGTAGGCATGGTACCCTATCAGCAGAGCTTGAGCAAAGGCTGAGCCATAGGCGACCAGGTGAGCCAGGTGGCAGAGGGTGGTGATGGGCGCCCCAGTGAGCCCCCGTGCCAGGATGGGCACCACGATGCTGAAGAGGGCGCTGCCCACGGCTAGCTGCACCAGGGTAGACCTGTCCTGGTAGAGCTGCCAGCGGAACAGAGGTCTGAGAAGCGCGTAGAGGAAGGTTCCACCAGCCAGGATGCCCAGGATGCTGACAAGGATGAAGAAGGGCAGTGAGGAGTAGTCGAGCAGTGGGCAGGAGTGGCAGGGCGCAGCTGCTTCCATGTCGGCCTCATTATAGTCTGGATAGTCGGTCTCCGGAAGGTCATTCCAAAATCCCTCTTCGAGGGCCAACTTGGTGGAGTTGTCATCAGACACCTGGAGGACATCCCCAAAGGGACAATCAGAGCATCCAGCTATCCCTCTGAAGGGGATCCTGGGAGCTGAGGGCAGGAGGTATGGAGAGAAGGGCAGCGGGAAAGTGGGGGCCGCAAGAGCTGGGtgcaggggagagggtgggagaggacAAGACTGAGCCGAGTCATAGGAAAGCAAGGGAAGGGGGTGGACAGGCCTGGGAGAGAGGAGCAGGTCTGGCTGAAACTGACAGAGACGAGCGAGGAGGCAAAGAACGGGGGACCCTGGACACGGCGAGAAGGAGACAAGGAAAACGAGGGAAGGgacaagagaggagagagggagcgAGGTCTACAGACCCGAGGGGCAGACAGAAGGGGCggcaggaggcagagagggaggggtTGGGGGTCAGCCCCACACTCACCGGGTAAAGACAGTTCCCCATGACGCTGCTGGGTGCAGGGCGGGCAGAGAGATGGGCTGGGGTAGTTCTGCCAGTGGCTGTGGTTCCAAGATAAGCGCCAGGGACTAATGAACGCCATCAGCTCTGGGCAGGGCCGTGGGGCGGGCAGTGCATTCAGGAAGTGTTTACCCCACGCCTACCGCCTGTCTGAGCCCCAGGACCACTTAGGGCACTGACCCCAGGGGCTTCCTGTTTTGAGACTGGAGTCCGCTGGTGAGGACCCACACTCGGGAAAGGAAGAAGGTGGGGACCAGAAAGTCAGTGTTTTTCCAAAGGTGGAAAGGGAGGCCGAGAAGCCAGGGGGCTTTCCAGCACAAAGGGATTCTTCAAGTACGAGGAAGGAAGAGGGGGCCAGAGGTGAAGTGTGAGACGCTGATAAGAGACGTGCTGGGAAATTGGAGGAAAAGGCCAGCTGATGGCACTTACTGCTTCTCCATCCCCTTGAACTGGATCCAAGGAAAGATAGTTCAAAAGTGGTGTGTTTGTGGGAGGGGGTGTTAGTGGTGCTTGTGGCTGGATCCATGTGATTCTGACAACCTGAGCGGTATGTGTTCGGGGGGCGCCCTTTGTGTATCATTCATGGTGTCGGAGTATGCTTACTCATCTTTACACGTGGCTGTGTGTCATATCTGAGTGCTAGGTTTTGGGCTGAGTGCTAGGTGTCTGGGAGTGTGTGCTGCTCTCTGGGTCTGGGTGTTTTGGTGTGAGAGGAGGGAAGGCTGGGGGGCAGCTGTCGAGGTTGTATAATGAAGCTGCTTCAGGGAGCAATTGGGCATTTGCCCAGCCACCTATGGGCACAGTAAATGCATCTTCCATACCAAGTAGAACACATGATGTGACAAGTTAAAGCAGGCTCTTGGGGGCAATGGGATGGCATACTTTAAAACGGGACTGTTGCCTATGGGGCAATCTCTATTCACATTCCTGTTGGGGATTATAAAAGCCCTGGAAGTGCTACATTGTCCTGGCATCTTAGCAACATGTAAAGTTTCTTGTGGTGGGGAGAGCTATTTCTCGCCAGCATCCTATAGGAGGATGCCCTTAAATGGACATTTCTGCTCTCTGGTATGCTGTCCCCTCACCATCCCAATTCTCACATGACTTCTGCTCTTTTgtcccccccacccgcccctaCCTTGCATTTTATTTCCTCACTGGGGGACGCTTAGCCTGGACTTGGGGAAGGGTGAGTCATAGAACATCTGAGTTGGAACCATAGAGAGGGTTAGTTAGGTGATACTATTTCATTTGTCCAAGAAGGCGCTGGGTGTCATAGTGCTAATTCTGCCAAGTCCTCCTTCCCACTCACTCAAGGGCGGCTGGAGCCGGAAGCAGAGGCGCAGAAGAATGGTCACCTTGCTGAGATGGTCTCCTTTCTCCTGGGACACTAGCTGCAGTTTCAGGTCCAACATGAAGGGGACTGAAAAAGGAGTTTGGGGGGTCTGTTGAAGCGATCCTGGCAGAAGGCAGTGGGGAGCAGTCAGGCACCCCACCCAACACTGGAATCTAAGGACCTGGCCAAAGGGCACGAAGGAACGCTCTTCTCTCCCGCAGAGAGTCCTGTCGTTTCCATACACGATGCCCGGGAGAGCGCGGCCTGGCAAGGCACACACCACCCCTGGAGGCAGCAGGTGCAGAACAGCCCTTACACACACGCATCCCAACAGGAGCAAGAGTGGCAAGAAGGAGGCAGCCGAAGGACACGGATAATCCAGATATATTGAGGGTGGCCCCTCTGAGATTAGCACAGGAGAGTTAGAAAGATTATAAAGATACACGTGCCCTCCCtgctccccgccccgccctccacccccagacagacacacacagcacgACGGCCccgtcccccccgccccccggtaCAAATATGGCTTCTGTGTAATATGGACAGAGTGGTTCAGCTCAAAGAGGAAAAGTCATTTTCCCAAAAGCGGgtgctgggaggcagggagaccacAGGCCTGGGGCCCTAGGCTGCCTCGCTGCTGTAAGAGGAGGGGGCCCAGGGCCCTAACCAGCGGCTGGAAGATTCACGACAGTATTACCTGAACTGAAGGGGGTGGGCAGACCTGCTGGCTGCAGCTGCCCCCACTTGGCACACCCCTGGGTGGTCAGGACAGCAAGACATGCTGGAGGAGGGTGAGAGCGGCGCCAAGGGGCACCTGGGTCTGAGGCGGGGCGGCCGGCGGGCGCGGAGGGCGCGCGGCCTCGTTTCCATGGCAACCGGCTTGGCCAcaaggaagacagaaaatcaaAAGCAGGGATGGAATGGAGATGGGAAGGAGACAGGCGCTTTTGCTCCTAGCCCTCAACGCACCGGGTACAGACTATGGGGACAAGAAGTGAAGTGGTCATTCCAGGTCAGTGCCAGCGGAAGGCCTGAGGGATGCATAGCAAAGGCTTTAGCACTGACTCCGTGGCTCCGAGACGGGGAGACGGAGGCAGAGGTTGAATGCCCTGTGTTTCAGGGAGAGATGAGATGGACGACTGAGCAAAAACACACCCCGGGACTGTTTTCTCCGTAACAGATGGGCGCTGGGGACGGCATGGAAATTCCAGGATGGAGCGACATCCCAGGTGAGGTGCCCAGCCTGCCTAGGGCCTGTCAGCTCCCACAGCCCTCCTCCACATGCCCCGCAGCCCCCCACCTGCCCAGGAGCCCCTCTGCCTCTCACTCACATACACAAGTgcgcagacacacagacacacaccgaCACACACATGACTATTCCCTTCGTTTGGGCAGGAAACAGCTCAGCGCAGTGAAGCTCCttttagtatttttgttgttctgtCTGCCTGGCtgctgagggagggagggagggagggagggcttgGAGAACaggagggggcagagggcagcACAAGACAGGGAGGCGAAGTTGCTGAGCAGTGCCTAAGACAAGTGGTTGCCGTGCAACAGTCCAGGGCTCCAGTGAGAGAGTCAGGGGCCCCTGGGCGGGGAAGCAGATGCAGTTTAGGGCGCAGAGCCGCACCTCCCCAACAGCTGCTAGAGCAAGGAGGGGCAGCCTTGCTCTGCTGTCCCCCAAGGGTGGTTCCTGGAAAAAGGGCCTGGCTTCATTCACCATAGGGGCcgggtggtgggggcggggagagcaGAGAGGGCCATCTCTGCCATCCTTTCTCTCCAACTCTGCCCTTCCTGCAGGGACCCGTGCCCTCCCACGTGGGGAAGCCCTGGGCCCCGCGTGGCTGTGTGCCAGCTGCAGGTCACATCTCCTGGGGCACCCCCATTCACCCCTGTCCTAttagggaggagggggaggggtgtcAGGTGGTACCTTCTCTGTGCAGAGCTCAAGGTGTGCAACTTACAGAGGAAAAGCCACCTCCCGCCTCCTGCTCACAACCTCCCCGACCCCAGAGAAATCCAGGAAGAGGCTCTCATGACCGAGGGCTGGTGAGGGTCCCCCACCAAACTGACCCAGCTCCTTCCTGCCCTAACCctctcctcatcctcctcctaACACT includes:
- the ACKR1 gene encoding atypical chemokine receptor 1 gives rise to the protein MGNCLYPVSDDNSTKLALEEGFWNDLPETDYPDYNEADMEAAAPCHSCPLLDYSSLPFFILVSILGILAGGTFLYALLRPLFRWQLYQDRSTLVQLAVGSALFSIVVPILARGLTGAPITTLCHLAHLVAYGSAFAQALLIGYHAYLGPQLGAGQVPGLRLGITVGLWGVATLLSLPVTLGSDTSQGLCTVTFSGEWEMLRYIHAAACFAVFVLLPLGLLGAKGLKRALGRVTCSWVDILWVWFIFWWPQGMSLGLDSLVRSRAIVVSTCPAQQALDMLLDVAEALAILHCVATPLLLAWVCHQATHTSPPSLPLSTTQTSHLDTLGGKS